Proteins encoded in a region of the Thermus thermamylovorans genome:
- a CDS encoding MiaB/RimO family radical SAM methylthiotransferase produces the protein MRAAFRTLGCKVNQVETEALLGFLKALEPEVVPLEAGADLVVINTCAVTTTAEADARKEIRRARRANPGAFIVVTGCYAELSPEAVRELGADAVVPNSRKAELPRVILERFGLPSDPITTPPNAFWGAGERGLLNGRVRAFLKVQDGCQAGCAYCIIPRLRGKERHRDYREALAEAEALLRVGVKEIVLTGVRLGSYRGHPKGLAGLVEDLYHLGAKVRLSSLEPEDTGEDLLRVLARYAPEVRPHLHLSLQTGSDRLLRLMGRRYDKAYYRALVQRAYELIPGFALTTDVIAGLPTETEEEHRETLAFLEELRPTRVHAFTYTPRPKTRAAAMPQVPPEVRKRRTKEIIALAQRLAEERMRSKLGSQVEVLVERIQNGLALGHTPDYYEARLSGPARPGETVWAEVEGVEGYVLIGQVAPTVVEWGQHASKPV, from the coding sequence GTGCGCGCGGCCTTCCGCACCCTGGGGTGCAAGGTAAACCAGGTGGAGACCGAGGCCCTCCTGGGCTTCCTCAAGGCCCTGGAGCCGGAGGTGGTCCCTCTGGAGGCGGGGGCCGACCTGGTGGTCATCAACACCTGCGCGGTGACCACCACCGCCGAGGCGGACGCCCGCAAGGAGATCCGCCGGGCGAGGCGGGCCAATCCAGGGGCTTTCATCGTGGTCACCGGGTGCTACGCCGAACTCTCCCCTGAGGCGGTGCGGGAACTGGGGGCGGATGCCGTGGTGCCCAACAGCCGCAAGGCGGAGCTTCCCAGGGTGATCCTGGAGCGCTTCGGCCTCCCCTCGGACCCCATCACCACCCCCCCCAACGCGTTCTGGGGGGCGGGGGAAAGGGGGCTTTTGAACGGCCGGGTGCGGGCCTTCCTCAAGGTGCAAGACGGCTGCCAGGCGGGGTGCGCCTACTGCATCATCCCCCGCCTCAGGGGCAAGGAGCGCCACCGGGACTATAGGGAGGCCCTGGCCGAGGCCGAGGCCCTCCTGCGGGTGGGGGTGAAGGAGATCGTCCTCACCGGGGTGCGCCTCGGCAGCTACCGGGGTCATCCCAAGGGCCTTGCGGGCCTGGTGGAGGACCTCTACCATCTGGGGGCCAAGGTGCGGCTTTCCTCCCTCGAGCCCGAGGACACGGGGGAGGACCTCCTCCGGGTCCTCGCCCGGTATGCCCCCGAGGTGCGGCCCCACCTGCACCTCTCCCTGCAGACGGGTTCGGACCGCCTCCTGAGGCTCATGGGCCGCCGCTACGACAAGGCCTACTATCGAGCCCTGGTCCAGCGGGCCTACGAGCTCATCCCCGGCTTTGCCCTCACCACCGACGTGATCGCCGGGCTTCCCACGGAGACCGAGGAGGAGCACCGGGAGACCCTGGCCTTCCTGGAAGAGCTCCGGCCCACCCGGGTCCACGCCTTCACCTACACCCCCCGGCCCAAGACCCGGGCCGCGGCCATGCCCCAGGTGCCGCCGGAGGTGCGCAAGCGGCGCACCAAGGAGATCATCGCTTTGGCCCAGCGTCTGGCGGAGGAACGCATGAGGTCCAAGCTGGGGAGCCAGGTGGAGGTCTTGGTGGAGAGAATCCAGAACGGCTTGGCCTTGGGCCACACCCCTGACTACTACGAGGCCCGGCTCTCCGGCCCCGCCCGGCCGGGGGAGACGGTGTGGGCGGAGGTGGAGGGAGTTGAAGGGTATGTCCTCATAGGACAGGT